The following coding sequences are from one Rhipicephalus microplus isolate Deutch F79 chromosome 3, USDA_Rmic, whole genome shotgun sequence window:
- the LOC142802896 gene encoding uncharacterized protein LOC142802896, whose product MRRLQGYVCAQWRTAKKRRAEAELFESVPSELSMPQEAEETTPSWNPLSSAQQESPMPNTPVAKKPRQEPGFHSTVDVSHEEVTSVATTTLPTPEAGRSMPTAKATQTMFEFPPVGQFDPTWICLVTRSMHPVTAVPCLLGFIGLVCGDDFEKVLDGADKDGLALEAVELSGAELRQRLSDLMIDWYPAVTMDDFYVLLGIQLCNLVCRRGSDVNCGWYQTRAGDLVELFPDVTGQVSVRLYDEAQADAICAFAERWLHTRAAIHSIILDGRFEVRSLSWPSY is encoded by the exons ATGAGGCGACTTCAAGGCTATGTCTGCGCACAGTGGCGCACAGCCAAGAAGAGGCGGGCGGAAGCGGAACTGTTTGAAAGCGTCCCATCTGAGCTTTCCATGCCACAAGAGGCTGAGGAAACCACCCCGTCATGGAATCCTCTGTCGTCAGCACAGCAGGAATCTCCCATGCCTAATACTCCTGTGGCCAAAAAGCCGCGACAAGAGCCCGGATTCCACTCTACAGTGGACGTATCACACGAAGAAGTGACTTCCGTCGCTACCACAACGCTGCCGACCCCGGAAGCTGGCAGATCCATGCCTACCGCTAAGGCCACTCAAACGATGTTCGAGTTCCCACCGGTAGGGCAGTTTGATCCAACCTGGATTTGCTTGGTGACAAGAAGTATGCACCCGGTCACCGCTGTTCCCTGTCTGCTTGGCTTCATAGGTCTTGTGTGCGGAGACGATTTCGAGAAG GTTTTGGACGGTGCAGACAAAGATGGCCTGGCACTGGAGGCAGTGGAACTGAGCGGTGCAGAGTTACGCCAGCGGCTGAGCGACCTGATGATTGATTGGTATCCTGCGGTCACCATGGACGATTTCTACGTGCTTCTAGGTATCCAGCTCTGCAACCTCGTCTGTCGGCGTGGCTCGGACGTGAACTGCGGTTGGTACCAGACCCGGGCAGGCGACTTGGTTGAACTCTTCCCGGATGTCACCGGTCAAGTGTCGGTGCGACTGTATGATGAGGCGCAAGCAGATGCCATCTGCGCCTTTGCAGAAAGGTGGCTTCATACCCGGGCCGCGATCCACAGCATTATACTAGACGGCAGATTCGAGGTACGTTCTCTGTCATGGCCGTCGTATTAA